Part of the Candidatus Poribacteria bacterium genome is shown below.
TGGCCTCCTCGCGCTTGCAGAACCGGAGGTCGTCAGTATAAATAGAAAATGGTTTCTACAGCGCGACGAGCCGCCGTGTCAAAAGATTGAAGAATGGTCACCAGATGGTAAACAGCTCCTGTTTTATGTATCAGGCGAAATCTGCGTTGCGACTGTAGCGCGCGGACGATTTAAGAACTATCTGAATCTGAGCTTGTACAAGGGACGTAACGCGACATGGTCTCCAGACGGAAGCCGGGTCGCATTTATCGGAGCCGATTTGGACGGGCGACGTACCAGCGAAATCTTCACCTTAGACGTTGAAACCGCCAAAATGCAGCAGATTACCTCAACTGCTTACGATTATCTTGATCTGCATTGGCGGTAAAGCAAACCATTAAGGCTTAGACAACACAAACATGTATTTGAAATTAATCAATAACAATAATTGCCGCAAGTATTGGTAAACCTAAGCGGCAGTCAGTAGTTGGCTGAATAACTTTTTATGACAAATTCCACACCTGTTAAGAGTGAACAGATAAATACGAAAAACGTTTCGATTATTCCATTAGGAGGCTTAGGTGAATTTGGACTCAACATGATGGTGTATGAGACCGAGGACGACATTATCGTCATTGATACCGGTTTCATGCTACCGAATGCAGACATGCCCGGTGTTGATCTGATATTCCCAGACATCCACTATCTCGTTGAACGGAAAGAGAAGATTCGCGGCATCCTTCTAACCCATGGACATGAGGATCATATTGGTGCCTTATTCTACGTTTTACGACAGTTAGATGTACCGGTCTACGGCACGCAACTCACGCTCGCGATTGCAAGTGGGAGATTACGTGAATATAACGTACTCGGCAAGGCACAACTCAATACCATTGCCCCCGGTGACACCGTCGAATTAGGCGGTTTTTCGGCTGAATTCATCCATGTCACACACAGCATTCCAGATAGTGTAGCGATTGCGCTGCGCACACCGATCGGTGTTATCGTCCATACAGGCGACTTCAAGTTTGATATGACCCCTGTCGATGGCAAATTGAGTGACATCCAAACGCTCGCTCGCTTGGGTTCAGAAGGTGTGCTTCTGCTCATCTCCGACAGCACAAACGCAGAACGCCCCGGGCAAACGCCTTCTGAGCGGAGCATCTATGATACCATAGACAATATTTTCCAGAAAACAGAGCAGAAACTTTTTCTTTGTACCTTTTCTTCAAGTCTACACCGAATCCAGCAATTCATTGATTTAGCAAATAGACATCGACGGCTTATTGCTGTCAGTGGACGTTCCCTTCTCAATAACGTGCGTATCGCTTCCGAACTCGGCTATCTCAACCTGAACCCGGACTATCTCATTGACGCTCGCGATGCGTCTATGTTCAAACCGCACGAAGTTGTGATTTTGAGTACCGGCAGCCAAGGTGAACCTCGATCTGCCATGTCATTGATGGCACTCGACAATCACCCGTTTTTAAAGGTGGAACAGGGCGATACGGTCGTCATCTCTGCTCGAATCATACCCGGCAACGAAAAGGCGATCGGGAATGTAGTGAACCACCTGATCAGACGCGGCGCGAAGATATACCATGAGCGTAACGCCAACGTTCATGTCTCGGGACACGGATCAACCGAAGACCTAAAATTGATGCTCAATCTCTTACAACCCAAGTTTTTTATCCCGATGCACGGCGAATACCAAAACCTTGTACGACACGCTGAACTCGCTGAGTCTGTCGGCATCCCCAGCGACAACATTAAAGTCGCTGAAGATGGTGAACTCATCCGCCTTACACCTGAGACGTGCGAGGTTTTTGGACGTGAGGGACGCTCTGGACGCGTCCTCGTTGACGGCAAGCCGGAAATTGAACTTGAGGATATCGTCCTACGCGACCGCATCCAACTTTCGGAGGAGGGCATCCTCGTCCCTATTGTTGTCTTGCACAGCGACACGGGTGATAGCAATCAGCAATCAGCAGCCGGCAGTCAGCAAGAGGACATTGGGACAGACGAAACATCAGCAACTACCGACAGCCAAGAGCCGACAGCCGATAGCGACTCTAAAACAGCACTCAACGCTGGACAAATAGAGATTATTTCACGTGGGTTTATTTACATGGACGAATCGGAAGAACTGGTAGAAAAAGCAAAAGAAATCACCCGGCGCGTCATCGAAAATTTGAGCGATGAACAGAAACACGAAACGGAGACCGTCCAAGACGAAATTCGAGGCGCGCTCCGCCGGTTTTTCTCAAAACAGATGCAGCGGACCCCGCTCGTTTTCCCCGTCGTCATGCGGGTTTGATAATGGCTATCGGCTTTCAGCCATCAGCTGTCAGTCTCCATTGACAACATTTTGCGTTCTCGTGAGGACTTAGACCTTCGATGACAGTAACTGATAGCCGACTGCTGATCGCTGACGACTACGAAAAAGAAAGGAACATATAGTATGAAATCATTTATGTTAATCGTGGCAATTGCCACCTTGATAATAGGCTTTTCCGCCTGTGAGCGGGTATCCCAAATTGTCCAACCTGCCACACCTGAAATAGAAGGTAAAAGTGACGAAATTTCCATCGGAGTCGTTTTACCTTTGACGGGGCACTTGGCTGCCGCAGGCGAACTCATGAAACAAGGCTTCGACCTCGCTCTCAGTGAAATTAACAACCCGCAACCTGTAGGAACGATTTCCGAATCGCGACCCAGCAATATAAAACTCAAGTTTATTATTGAAGACGACACCAGTACGCCGGAGGGTGCGGTTGATGCTTTCAATAAACTGATTCATGAAGACAGCATGTCTGTTATTATCGGGCCAGCGTCGTCAAGCGCGACGAGAGCGGCTTTTCCCATTGCGCAAGAGAATCAGATTGTCGCAATCAGCCCGACATCGGGTGAGCGTGGTCTTAGCGCGATCGGTGATTTTGTCTTTCGGATCCCGCTCACGACAGACGTTGTGGTTCCTAAAGGCATTGAAATAACATACGCGAAACTCGGCTATCAACGCGTCGCTACGATGTATGATGAAACCGATGGCTTTTCTACAGATCGAGACACGGCATTACAAGAAGCGTTTACTGCAAAGGGTATTGAGGTCCTCACTACAGAATCCTTCCGGAGTGGAGATCCCGACTTCTCACCGCAATTAACCCGAATACAGGCGTTAAATCCCGATGCCATCTTTGTTTCGGCATTACCACCTGAAAAACCCGGAATACTGATTCAAGCCCACCAACTCGGGATATCCGTTCCGTTTATTGTGAGCTCAGTAACCAATGTTGAGGTGGCAGCCGCAGGTGCCGCCGCTGAAGGCGTAATAACTTTTATCGGTTGGCTCCCCACGGACGACACACCCGGAAATCAAGCCTTTGTTCAGAACTACAGCGCGACTTACGGCATGGAACCAAATGTCTTCGCTACGGCATCGTATGCCTCCGTTCACATTTTAGCAGAGGCGATTAAGAATGCTCAAGCAACCGATTCTATCTCAATCCGAGACGCGTTGGCGAACATCAGTAATCTTGACACAGTTTTTGGCAAATTCTCTTTTAATGCCGACGGAGACGCTGTTTACGAGCCGCGGGTACTGATAGCCAAAGACGGTACATTGCAACCTTTTGAGTAAAGAACAACTCGACGGTAGCCTTCGCGTAATAAGTTCTGGAAATCTACTGGATTATCCAATCTAAAATTAAGGGAGACTTGGAGTCGTGTGATTTATTTCACATTGCGACGGGTGATGAATCATTCTACTACGAACTTATCTGCCTGTAATTTGGCAATCCATTAACTGGACAGCAGAGAACAAACAAATTTTATAGGTATTATAATGCCAATTTTGAATGGGATTTATGCAGATACGCCCTTTGATACAGAGGAAATACTTCAAGCGGATCTCAATATTGCGAATAAGTATCGGAGTAATCCTCTACGTTGGAAAGGGCAATTTTCACCTCAGCTGGTTCAGGTGTTCTTAGATAATTATTCTGATAGCGATTCTACTGTATTTGACCCATTTCTTGGGAGTGGAACTGTTCTTTTGGAATCCGGAATGGCTGGGCTGAAAGCTAGCGGCACTGAAATTAATCCTGCTGCTGTCATGCTAGCACAGACTTACCGTTTTATAAACATCCCTCTTGATTTACGCCGTTCACATTTACAGACAGTGTCAAATCTCCTTCATGATGAATTTTTGCTCGAATTGCCACTTTTTCAGAATATTGAACAAGTTCATAGTAAAGCAAACTTTGAGGCGGTTAAACTTAAACTTGTTGGATTGCTGCCAAAGGTGGATGACCGTTTCCAGCAGGGATTGTTGGAAACCTTGATTACCTTACTAGATTTTTATCAAACCGATATATCAGTGAAGAAAATTTTTAAAGTTTGGGAAAATCTCAGGCAACTTGTGATTAAACTGCCGTTTTCACATCAACCGATTGAGGTTTTTCTTTCAGATGCCCGTGAAGTCCCCTTATGCGATGAATCGGTTGATCTTGTAATCACCTCACCGCCATATATTAACGTTTTTAATTATCACCAGCAATATCGGGCATCAATGGAAGCTTTGAATTGGAATTTGTTAGGAGTCTCAAGATCAGAGTTCGGCGCTAATAGAAAACACAGAGCCAATAGATTTCTGACAGTTGTACAGTTTTGTCTTGACATGGCTCAAGCACTCGGTGAGTTAGCGAGAATATGTTGTTCCGGGGCAAGATTAATTTTGGTGGTAGGTAGAGAATCGAAGGTAAAAGGGACACGGTTCTTTAACGGTGAGATTGTGGCCGAAGTTTGTCATAGATCTTTGGGATTTAACTTAATTCTCAAGCAACAGAGGGTATTTCGTAATAGTTTTGGACAAAGTATTTTTGAAGATATTCTCCACTTTTCCCCGCCTTTTGAACATTCATTACCTGAGGTATATTTAGAGAAGGCACGGAACGTGGCTCAAGAAACATTAGAAGCTTCGTATTCAACAGTCCCGGAAAAGTCAAAGAAAGATATAAAATTAGCCGTAAAGAATATTTACGGCGTTCATCCATCACCTTTGTTTAATGCTAAGAGTACGAAAGGGATTTAAGTGTGTATATTCCACCAACACCTCATGGTGATAAGTTAAACGCGTTGCTTACAAATGAAAAACTTCCTGAAACTGACCGTCCCCGTATCTTGGAAGCAGGGACACTATATAAAAAGTGGTTAGAGAACCTAAAGTCAGTATCGGGTGAACATCGAAAAATTGTCATTGATATGGTTGACATACTCAATGAATACAAACAATATATTGAGTTAAATGTAATATTTGATAGCGACAACAATTTCCTTTATCGGCAGAAAGGTCAACTTAAGCTTGATAATACCATTATTGAAGAATTTCTTCCCATATTATTAATGTCAACCCTTTCTAATTTATTTCAAGACTATGATTTAGATTTTGGTCCAATGACTTGTTTTTCGGGAATTAGATTTGAGTCAAGTATTAGGGAAGATAGAGTAGGTGGAGGTATGCGATTCAGAAATAAAGATCATGATTTTGCCATAAGTAGGAGATTATTTGTTCGCTCATCGCACTATGAGGATTTTCATAGCAATGTGACGGAAGAAACTAATATCGCTTATGTTGCGGCGGAGTGCAAAACAAATCTTGATAAAACAATGTTTCAAGAAGCGGCCGCGACCGCTTTGGATGTTAAACTTGCTGTTCCAGGAGCGAAATATTATTTATTATGTGAATGGCTTGATATGTTCCCCATAAGTACTAATACTACAGCTATTGACGAAATTCTCATATTACGTAAAGCAAAAAGGCTTTCTTCTGAGGTTCGTCGCGCGTTCAGTAGTGTTGAAGGGAGAAAAGAAAATAGAAGGAAATTCGCTCAATATTTAGAACACAATCCCTTTTCGGCGGAAGTGTTCCTCAGATTTTTAGATCACGTTCGTAAGGTTGTTGGCGAGAGTCCTGAGAATGATGTAATTACGAGAGGCTATTTCTAATTTAATGGTTATTTCAATTCTCAAGTTGAATTGCGTTATAATTAATAGGTAAAAGAAAACCATGAAAAAAACGATGTACGAAAAAATATGGGAGGCGCATCTCGTGCGCGCCTCCGCGGATGAGGTGCCGATCCTCTATATCGACACACACCTCGTCCACGAAGTCACATCCCCACAGGCATTTGAAGGGTTGCGGCTCAACAACCGAAAGGTACGCCGTCCCGATCTGACGTTCGCCACGATGGATCACAACGTACCGACGACAGATAGATCACTGCCCATCACTGACCTAATCGCAGCAAAACAGATGGAAACGCTCGCAGAAAACTGCACCGAGTTTGACATCCCGCTCTACGACATCGATAGTCCTGAGCAAGGCATCGTCCACGTTATCGGACCCGAACTCGGTATCACGCAGCCCGGCAAAACCATTGTATGCGGCGATAGCCATACCTCAACGCATGGTGCGTTGGGCGCACTCGCTTTCGGCATCGGTACCAGTGAGATTGAACATGTCCTCGCCACCCAATGCCTCTTGCAACAGAAATCCGAAACCTTTGAGATTCGGATTGATGGCACACTTCCCTACGGCGTGACCGCAAAAGACATCATCCTCTCGATTATCGGGCATATCGGTATTGACGGCGGTAACGGTGCTGTGGTCGAGTACACAGGTTCTGCGATCCGCGCCCTCAGCATTGAGGAACGGATGACCGTGTGCAATATGTCAATCGAGGCAGGCGCACGTGCGGGTATGATTGCCCCTGACGATACCACCTACGAATACATCGCTGGTAAACGTTTCGCACCGGAAGGCGAAGACTTTGACGCAGCAGTTGAACGCTGGAAACAACTCCCGACTGACGCAGGCGCAACCTATGACCGAACGCTACAACTCGACGCAGCGGACATCGCACCACAGGTAACGTGGGGCACAAACCCCGGGATGGTAACAGATGTGACAGGACGCGTACCGGATCCTACGGACATGGACACAACCGACGACAAACGCGCTGCAGAACACGCTTTGGAATACATGGACCTCCAACCCGGCACCCCGATAACAGATATTCCTGTAGACAGGGTTTTCATCGGTAGCTGCACTAACTCTCGTATCAGCGATTTACGGGCTGCTGCGGAAGTCGCCAAAGGCAAGAAAGTCGCAGAGACCGTCAATGCGATGGTCGTTCCGGGTTCGCAGGCAGTCAAACGTCAAGCGGAGGCGGAAGGACTTGACAAGGTTTTCCAAGAGGCAGGTTTTGAATGGCGTGAAGCCGGTTGCAGTATGTGTCTCGGTATGAATCCCGATATCTTGATGCCGGGTCAACGTTGTGCCAGTACATCGAACCGGAATTTTGAAGGCAGGCAGGGTAAAGGCGGACGCACGCATCTCGTCAGTCCACAGATGGCAGCTGCAACGGCGGTTACAGGTCATTTCGTTGACATCCGAAAATTTCAATAGGAAACGTAGAAGATTGGAAGGCGGATCCTTTTCTTCCAACCCAATATAAGGAAATACGGGGTAACAATGGAATCTACCATTATTGAAAAAATCAGGGAGCTTCCTCCCGAACTCCAAGAAGAAGTCATCCATTTCATTGATTTTCTACGAACCAAAAAAAGTTCAAAACGAAAGAAAGAACCAAACTTGGAATGGGTTGGCGGATTAAAAGCGTATCGTGACCAGTTTACAGCCCTCGAGCTCCAGAAAAAAGCGTCAGATTGGAGGGATTAGTGTCCCTCGCGGACACCAATATTTTCTTTGCAGGGAACAGTAAGCCCACATTCGCTGGCGAGGTTTGCAACCCCGCCACGGCTGGGGCTGTCCACTTTTGGACACCCTGCGGCCCATATTCGCTGGCGAGGTTTGCAACCTCGCTCCTTGTAATGTCCAAGTAATTGTGTATTTTACTATGGATGAGATGCCTTGGTGATATAGCACCCAATTTTACTATGAAATATTAGGAGAAAATACAAAATGGAAGCATTTAAAGAACATGTCGGACGTGTCGTCCCACTCGACCGGATTAATGTTGATACTGACCAGATTATCCCGAAGCAATTTTTGAAACGGATTGAACGGACAGGCTTCGGTGAATTTCTCTTTAACGACTGGCGTTACCTTGAAAACGGAGATCCAAACCCAGAATTCGTGCTGAACCTCCCACGCTACGCAGGTGCGAGTATTCTCATCGCCGGTGCGAATTTCGGTTGTGGCAGTTCCCGTGAACACGCCCCGTGGGCACTCCAGCAGTACGGCTTCAAAGCGATTCTCGCCCCCTCATTTGCGGACATCTTCCGTAACAACTGCTATAAGAACGGCATCCTCCCGATAGCACTGCCTGCGGACGTTGTTACCTCACTCAGTCAAGAGGCACAGAACACCGAGGGCTACCAGCTGATGATAGACTTAGAGGAACAATCAGTCATCTGTTCTGACGGCACTGCCCACACTTTTGAAATCGGTGATTTTGAGAAGTACTGCCTGCTCAACGGACTCGATGAAATCGGTTGGACTTTGCAATATGAAGCGGACATTGCCGCTTATGAAAATCGATAAATGGCTGTCAGCAGTCGGAAACCATCGGCTTTCAGTAAAGAGATATTTATGGCAATAAAAACGATTGTAAGGGCCACAAACCTTTATTGAAGGTGCTCATGGGATCGAGAGTTTTAGATTCCAATTTTTCCAGACGCTAACAGCAAAAATCTGAACAAACCAGGCACTTGCGAGTTAACCATAACAACAGTGCCTGTTTTCATCTTAAAATCGTCCCAACTTTAGCATCCGGTGGAGAGATGCCTTACAAAGCCATCATATTCGATTTATACGGTACATTAGTTGAAAATTTCAGCAGCCAAGCGTACGACCAGGTCCAAGAACAGATGGCAAAAACCCTTGATATTCCATACCTAAAATTCCGGCACGTCATGCTGGAAACAATCAACGATAAATCCTCAGGCGGCTATTATGCCGTTGAAGACAATATACTTGAGATATGTCGTCGCTTAAGTGTTAAAGTGAATACGACCCAAATTGAGCAGGTTGTCACTCTACATTATGAATTCTCAGAGAGTACACTCGTGATTGAGTCCAAGGTCCTAAAGGCGTTAGATACACTAAAAAGTGATGGTTTACTTTTAGGTCTTATTACGAATTGCAGACCGCCTATTCCATCTGCGTTCTCGCAATCTTCGTTAGCTCAGTACATTGACGTTCCTGTTTTCTCCTGTGAAGAACGGATTAGGAAACCATCGCGGCGCATCTACCAGGTAGCGTGTGAACGGCTGAAGGTCCAACCACAGGAGTGTCTTTACGTTGGAGACGGGAGTGGTGAGGAATTGACGGGTGCAGCAGCGGTCGGCATGCTACCCATACTAAAACGAGTCGATTTAACAGATGTCTACGACTCATATCGACCGGAAGTAGAAAACTGGCAGGGGATTGCCATTGATGAGATCGCGGAGTTGTGCGACATCGTTTCCGAATTAGCATAATTATGTGTTACCCAAATCGAGAATCTCAAACAACCATTTTTTGTTTTTTGACAGGAGGAATGAATCATGGCTCATTTTTTTTCTGAAGCAAGCCGGACTTTCAGCGAATACCTGCTTTTACCCAACTTAACCACGAAGGATTGCATCCCTGAAAACGTTATCCTGAGAACCCCGCTCGTGAAGTTTAAAGTTGGGCAGCAACCGCCATCTCTGGAAGTGAACATTCCGTTTGCTTCAGCAATCATGCAGGCTGTTTCGGATCACAATTTGGCAATTGCACTCGCAAGACAGGGCGGGATATCCTTTATTTATGGCTCCCAAAGTATTGAAGAGCAGGCAGCAATGGTACGGACAGTTAAAAGCCACAAAGCGGGTTTCGTCGTCAGCGACTCAAATTTAAAGTGTGATAGCACGATAGCAGATGTCGTGAAACTCACCGAAGAAACAGGACACTCGACGATTCCTATAACCGAAGATGGTTCGTCTTCAGGAGAACTGTTCGGACTCATAACGGATAAGGACTATAGACTGAGTCGAGTGGATTTAAACGCTAAAGTACGCGAATTCATGACACCGTTTCCCGAACTGATTGTCGGTCAAAAGGGAATTACGATTGAAGATGCCAACGACCTCATTTGGAAACACAAGATAAATTGTCTGCCGATCGTTGATGAAAATCGTAAACTGTTACATCTGGTCTTCAGGAAAGATTACGATGACCATAAGAAAAATCCACTTGAATCCGTAGATTCCCAGAAAAGACTCGTGGTGGGTGCCGGAATTAATACACGAGATTACAAAGAGAGAGTGCCAGCACTGGTCGCAGCGGGTGTCGATATTATTTGTGTTGATTCTTCAGAAGGGTATACAGAATGGCAATCAGACACTATTCGATTTATTAAAAATGAATACAATGATACTGTAAAAGTGGGCGGCGGGAATGTCGTTCACGGAGATGCATTCATGTATTTGGTAGAAGCCGGTGCTGATTTTGTAAAAGTGGGCATCGGTGGCGGTGCCATTTGTATAACAAGAGAACAGAAAGGGATTGGTTGTGGGCAAGCGACTGCCGTCATTGAAGTCGCCCGGCAAAGAGACCTGTATTTGAAGGAAACCGGTGTTTACGTGCCGATTTGCTCAGATGGCGGCATATTCCAAGATTATCAT
Proteins encoded:
- a CDS encoding IMP dehydrogenase, translating into MAHFFSEASRTFSEYLLLPNLTTKDCIPENVILRTPLVKFKVGQQPPSLEVNIPFASAIMQAVSDHNLAIALARQGGISFIYGSQSIEEQAAMVRTVKSHKAGFVVSDSNLKCDSTIADVVKLTEETGHSTIPITEDGSSSGELFGLITDKDYRLSRVDLNAKVREFMTPFPELIVGQKGITIEDANDLIWKHKINCLPIVDENRKLLHLVFRKDYDDHKKNPLESVDSQKRLVVGAGINTRDYKERVPALVAAGVDIICVDSSEGYTEWQSDTIRFIKNEYNDTVKVGGGNVVHGDAFMYLVEAGADFVKVGIGGGAICITREQKGIGCGQATAVIEVARQRDLYLKETGVYVPICSDGGIFQDYHIGLALAMGADFVMMGRYFARFDESPSKLRKLGMNTVKEYWGEGTKRASNWQRYHEGGGPELLFEEGADAYVPYAGKMNDNLKTTLAKIRSLLCNCGAISLPEFRQKARFVLVSSASIREGGVHDIIPRTTQDG
- a CDS encoding ABC transporter substrate-binding protein, which encodes MKSFMLIVAIATLIIGFSACERVSQIVQPATPEIEGKSDEISIGVVLPLTGHLAAAGELMKQGFDLALSEINNPQPVGTISESRPSNIKLKFIIEDDTSTPEGAVDAFNKLIHEDSMSVIIGPASSSATRAAFPIAQENQIVAISPTSGERGLSAIGDFVFRIPLTTDVVVPKGIEITYAKLGYQRVATMYDETDGFSTDRDTALQEAFTAKGIEVLTTESFRSGDPDFSPQLTRIQALNPDAIFVSALPPEKPGILIQAHQLGISVPFIVSSVTNVEVAAAGAAAEGVITFIGWLPTDDTPGNQAFVQNYSATYGMEPNVFATASYASVHILAEAIKNAQATDSISIRDALANISNLDTVFGKFSFNADGDAVYEPRVLIAKDGTLQPFE
- the leuC gene encoding 3-isopropylmalate dehydratase large subunit, giving the protein MKKTMYEKIWEAHLVRASADEVPILYIDTHLVHEVTSPQAFEGLRLNNRKVRRPDLTFATMDHNVPTTDRSLPITDLIAAKQMETLAENCTEFDIPLYDIDSPEQGIVHVIGPELGITQPGKTIVCGDSHTSTHGALGALAFGIGTSEIEHVLATQCLLQQKSETFEIRIDGTLPYGVTAKDIILSIIGHIGIDGGNGAVVEYTGSAIRALSIEERMTVCNMSIEAGARAGMIAPDDTTYEYIAGKRFAPEGEDFDAAVERWKQLPTDAGATYDRTLQLDAADIAPQVTWGTNPGMVTDVTGRVPDPTDMDTTDDKRAAEHALEYMDLQPGTPITDIPVDRVFIGSCTNSRISDLRAAAEVAKGKKVAETVNAMVVPGSQAVKRQAEAEGLDKVFQEAGFEWREAGCSMCLGMNPDILMPGQRCASTSNRNFEGRQGKGGRTHLVSPQMAAATAVTGHFVDIRKFQ
- a CDS encoding DUF2281 domain-containing protein, which produces MESTIIEKIRELPPELQEEVIHFIDFLRTKKSSKRKKEPNLEWVGGLKAYRDQFTALELQKKASDWRD
- a CDS encoding DNA methyltransferase; the encoded protein is MPILNGIYADTPFDTEEILQADLNIANKYRSNPLRWKGQFSPQLVQVFLDNYSDSDSTVFDPFLGSGTVLLESGMAGLKASGTEINPAAVMLAQTYRFINIPLDLRRSHLQTVSNLLHDEFLLELPLFQNIEQVHSKANFEAVKLKLVGLLPKVDDRFQQGLLETLITLLDFYQTDISVKKIFKVWENLRQLVIKLPFSHQPIEVFLSDAREVPLCDESVDLVITSPPYINVFNYHQQYRASMEALNWNLLGVSRSEFGANRKHRANRFLTVVQFCLDMAQALGELARICCSGARLILVVGRESKVKGTRFFNGEIVAEVCHRSLGFNLILKQQRVFRNSFGQSIFEDILHFSPPFEHSLPEVYLEKARNVAQETLEASYSTVPEKSKKDIKLAVKNIYGVHPSPLFNAKSTKGI
- a CDS encoding ribonuclease J, with translation MTNSTPVKSEQINTKNVSIIPLGGLGEFGLNMMVYETEDDIIVIDTGFMLPNADMPGVDLIFPDIHYLVERKEKIRGILLTHGHEDHIGALFYVLRQLDVPVYGTQLTLAIASGRLREYNVLGKAQLNTIAPGDTVELGGFSAEFIHVTHSIPDSVAIALRTPIGVIVHTGDFKFDMTPVDGKLSDIQTLARLGSEGVLLLISDSTNAERPGQTPSERSIYDTIDNIFQKTEQKLFLCTFSSSLHRIQQFIDLANRHRRLIAVSGRSLLNNVRIASELGYLNLNPDYLIDARDASMFKPHEVVILSTGSQGEPRSAMSLMALDNHPFLKVEQGDTVVISARIIPGNEKAIGNVVNHLIRRGAKIYHERNANVHVSGHGSTEDLKLMLNLLQPKFFIPMHGEYQNLVRHAELAESVGIPSDNIKVAEDGELIRLTPETCEVFGREGRSGRVLVDGKPEIELEDIVLRDRIQLSEEGILVPIVVLHSDTGDSNQQSAAGSQQEDIGTDETSATTDSQEPTADSDSKTALNAGQIEIISRGFIYMDESEELVEKAKEITRRVIENLSDEQKHETETVQDEIRGALRRFFSKQMQRTPLVFPVVMRV
- a CDS encoding Bpu10I family restriction endonuclease, giving the protein MYIPPTPHGDKLNALLTNEKLPETDRPRILEAGTLYKKWLENLKSVSGEHRKIVIDMVDILNEYKQYIELNVIFDSDNNFLYRQKGQLKLDNTIIEEFLPILLMSTLSNLFQDYDLDFGPMTCFSGIRFESSIREDRVGGGMRFRNKDHDFAISRRLFVRSSHYEDFHSNVTEETNIAYVAAECKTNLDKTMFQEAAATALDVKLAVPGAKYYLLCEWLDMFPISTNTTAIDEILILRKAKRLSSEVRRAFSSVEGRKENRRKFAQYLEHNPFSAEVFLRFLDHVRKVVGESPENDVITRGYF
- the leuD gene encoding 3-isopropylmalate dehydratase small subunit, whose product is MEAFKEHVGRVVPLDRINVDTDQIIPKQFLKRIERTGFGEFLFNDWRYLENGDPNPEFVLNLPRYAGASILIAGANFGCGSSREHAPWALQQYGFKAILAPSFADIFRNNCYKNGILPIALPADVVTSLSQEAQNTEGYQLMIDLEEQSVICSDGTAHTFEIGDFEKYCLLNGLDEIGWTLQYEADIAAYENR
- a CDS encoding HAD family hydrolase; protein product: MPYKAIIFDLYGTLVENFSSQAYDQVQEQMAKTLDIPYLKFRHVMLETINDKSSGGYYAVEDNILEICRRLSVKVNTTQIEQVVTLHYEFSESTLVIESKVLKALDTLKSDGLLLGLITNCRPPIPSAFSQSSLAQYIDVPVFSCEERIRKPSRRIYQVACERLKVQPQECLYVGDGSGEELTGAAAVGMLPILKRVDLTDVYDSYRPEVENWQGIAIDEIAELCDIVSELA